From the genome of Schaalia odontolytica:
GGCCTCGAGCCCCCGTCGGGCGGCGCCATCGAACTCGACGGACGCGACCTCGCCACGCTCAAGGGACGCGACGCTGTGCGCATCCACCGCGACGTGCAGATGATGTTCCAGGACTCCTACGCGGCAATGGACCCGCGCATGCGCATCGACCAGATCCTGGCCGAGCCCATGAGCATCCAGAAGACCGGCAACGCTCGCCAGATCGCCGAGCGCATCATGGAGATCCTCGAGCAGGTCGGCCTGACCGAAGAGGTCCTGGACCGCTACCCGCACGAGTTCTCGGGCGGTCAGCTCCAACGCCTCGGCTTCGCCCGTTCGCTGACCCTGGCTCCCGACCTGATCGTGGCCGACGAGCCCGTCTCGGCGCTTGACGTCTCCGTCCAGGCGCAGGTCCTCAACCTCATGAAGGATCTGCAGCAGGAGCTGGGCCTGTCCTACCTGTTCATCAGCCACGACCTGGCGGTCGTTCAGTACATGGCCGATCGCATCGGCGTCATGTACCTGGGCCGCATCGTCGAGGAGGGCCCCGCACACGAGGTCGTCAAGAACCCGAAGCACCCCTACACGAAGGCGCTCATCGACTCGATCCCCGTGCCGGACCCCGAGTTCAAGCACGACGAGAGTGCCATCAAGCTCACCGGCGAGCCGCCGAGCGCCGTCAACCCGCCCGAGGGTTGCCGCTTCCGCCCGCGCTGCCCGTTCGCTGGCGAGGAGTGCAAGGTGCAGCCCATGCTCACGGATGAGACGCACCGCGTGGCGTGCCACCACCCGCTCCTGACGCTGAGCGTCAAAGAAGAGGTGAACGCCTAACACACACGTTCATGCGAACTCCATGCGTTGCCCCCGGCCCGCTGATGCGAGCCGGGGGCAACGTTATGTGCGGCATCCACATCGCCGGGCCGTTATGCGCGTCTGAAGGGCGCAGGGCTGCGTCGCCCTCCTGGCGCCCTTCGCGGCGCCTCAGACAGGATGCGCCCCAGCGGGAACATTCCACCTGATCGGGAGCATTCAACCCGTTAGGGAAGATTCCACCCGATCAGAAGGGGTTGAATCTTCCCGATCGGGTGTAGCACCTCTTCGGCCACAAGCATCGTCGCGGAGCCGGCTGACCGCGCCCCTACCCCGTTCCTGTCAGTGATACCCTACCGGCGTTTATCGACACCCCGGCCGGGCGGCGCTGCACCGGTGAGGGGCATTGCACCAGTGAGGGAGCCTGACGCCAGGGGTACTAGTGGGGGGTTTGCATCATTAGAAGCCTCCCTTCGGCGTGTCGCCGGCGTGTCGCGGCCCTAATGACGCAAATCCCCCGTTTGGCGGCGGTGAGGTCACGGTTTGGGGTGGTAAGGCGCCCACATCGCAGACCACCTCGGTGAAAAACATTGAAAATGGGGTATTGCGGCTGAGGTGGTCTGCGTTTTGGGCACAACGGTGCCTGGCCTGGTGTGTTGGTCGCACGCGAACCGCTGAATATGCGCATCAACCCCTTGATACGCACGTAAACCCGTAAATTGGCGCGTTAAACCTCTCATGTGAGCGTGGGCGGGGCTGCCCAGGCCAGCAGATACGCGTGTGGGGCACGACCACGCGGTCGTGCCCCACAGGCTATTCGCTAGTGTCAGCGCGTCACTTGGAGACGGCCTTCTTCAGCGTGGAGCCAGCGGAGAGCTTCACACCGTAGCCAGCGGGGATCTTGATCTCTTCGCCGGTGCGGGGGTTACGGCCGGTGCGGGCGGCGCGCTCAACACGCTCGACGGAGAGCAGACCGGTCACCTTGACGGCCTCGCCCTTAGCCAGGGACTCAACGAGGACGGCCTGGAAGGCGGCCAGGGCCTCGTCGGCCTTCGCCTTGGTCAGGTCGGCGCGTTCGGCAATCTGAGCGACAAGCTCGGTACGGTTCACGGACATTGAGAAACCTCATTCCTGTTCGTTCTTGGTTACCACTGTCGTGGCCACGAATGACACACTACGAAATCTTTTGCGATTTTGCCGACTTTAGGGCCAGATTTCGCGGATTTCACGAAAATATCTCGTTTTTTTGCTCAAAAACCGTCAATTCTGTGCGACAGGTCACTCAAACTTGCCGAGTGGTTGCAATTCTGCGGAACTCAAATGCGCTGCCACCGGCACGTTTTTCGGTAACAGGAACTTTCCCACACACCGAGGACACACCCCTCTCATTAGACCTGACAAACATAGACGACCGACATACAAAAGGGCGGGGAGTGACCCTACGGCCACTCCCCGCCCCGATGAGAAGCTTCGCGATGCCTCAGGCCGAGGCGCGCTGCTTGTTCCACACGTCGAAGGCGACAGCCAGGAGCAGGACAGCGCCCTTGACGATCTGCTGGGTGGAGGTGGAGGCACCCATGAGCTGCATGCCGTTAGACATGACGGCCATGATGAGGCCACCGATGAGGGCGCCGGACAGGCGACCGATACCGCCGGTCGTCGACGCACCACCGATGAAGCATGCGGCGATGGCGTCGAGCTCGAACATATTTCCGGCCGAGGGCTGTGCGCCGTTCATACGAGCCGAGTAGACAACGCCCGCAACACCCGCAAGGAAGCCCATGTTGACGTAGCACCAGAAGGTGACCTTCTTGACGTCGATGCCGGACAGGGCGGCAGCGGACTTGTTGCCACCGATCGCGTACACGTCGCGGCCAAACATCGTCGAGGAGGCGAGGGTTCCGAAGACGAGAACGAGGATCGCCAGGAGGATCAGCACGATGGGCAGGCCGCGCTCGGTGGAGAGCTTGTAGGCAAACCACATGACGACGACGGCGGTCAGCACAATCTTCACGATGAAGAGCCACATCGCCTCAACCGCCTGGTTGTAGGAGATGCGGGCGCGGCGGGTGCGCAGCTGCTGGTAGGCGAAGCCCGCAACGCCGATGCCGAAGATCACCAGGGTGAAGACGTCGAAGCCGTTACCGCCCAGGAGGCCGTTCAGGAAGCCGTTGGCGATGTTGTAGTAGCCCTTCGGGAAGGGCGAGAGCGAGACGTTGTCGAGAACCTGGTAGGTCAGGCCACGGAAGAGGAGCATGCCGGCCAGGGTGACGATGAAGCCCGGGATGCCCACGTACGCGACCCAGAAACCCTGGAAAGCACCGATCAGGATACCCATGACGAGGGCGGCGACGACGCCGACCCACCAGGGGTAGCCCTGCTTGATGACGAGGACGCCACTGAGGGCGCCAGTCACGGCCACGACCGAGCCCACGGAAAGGTCGATCTGGGCCAGGACGATGACGAAGAGCATGCCGATCGCGAGGATCAGGATGTAGGAGTACTGCAGGACGATATTCGTCAGGTTGCCCGACGACAGGAAGGTGTCGGGGTTGAACGCCCAGAAGAGGACGACGATGGCGATGAACGCGATGAAGATGCCGCCCTGACGCAGGTTGGCCTTCAGCGTGTCAACCAGGCTGATTTCGGCGGTCATTTCTGGTCCTCCCTTGCGGGTTCGATAGTCATGAGTTCCATGAGGTTTTCCTGGGTGGCGTCCTCGGCCTTGACCTCGCCGGTGATGCGGCCGTACGCCAGGGTGTAGATGCGGTCCGAGACGCCGAGGACTTCCTCGAGTTCGGAGGAGATGACGATGACGGCCTTGCCTTCTTCGACCATCTTGTTGATGAGCGTGTAGATCTCGAACTTCGCGCCGACGTCGATGCCGCGCGTGGGTTCATCGAGGATGAGGACGTCTGCGTCCGTGTAGAGCCACTTGGACAGAACGACCTTCTGCTGGTTGCCACCCGACAGGGAGCCGGTCTTTTGGAGGACCGAGTTGGAGCGGATGTTCATCCGTTCCTTGTAGTCGGCGGCGACCGCCAGTTCCTTGTGCCCGTCGACGAGGCCTCGGCGCGAGAGCTTGAACAGGCCTGCGGTGGCCACGTTATGCCGGATGTCATCGATGAGGTTGAGACCGTATTGCTTGCGGTCCTCAGTCGCGTAGGCGATGCCATGCTTGATCGCGTCCGAGACGGTCTTGATCTTAATCTCTTTGCCATCCTTGAAGAGCTTGCCCGAGATACGCGCCCCGAAGGAGCGACCAAAAATACTCATCGCAAGCTCAGTACGTCCGGCACCCATGAGGCCAGCAATGCCGACGACCTCGCCATGACGCACGTTGAAGGAAGCACCGGAGATCACGACACGCCCAGCCTGGGTCGGGTGATAGACGGTCCAGTCTTCCACACGGAAGACCTCCTCGCCGATCTCCACGTTGCGCTCGGGGTAGCGCTGGGTGAGGTCACGGCCGACCATGAGCGAGATGATCTTGCCCTGCGTGGAGGCCGGGTCCTTCATATCGATCGTCTCGATGGTCTGACCGTCGCGCAGGATCGTCGTACGGTCGGCGATCTCGGCGATCTCTCCGAGCTTGTGGGAGATGATGACGATGGCGACGCCCTGGTCACGCAGGCTGCGCACGAGGTCGAGGAGCTGGGCCGAGTCGTTGTCGTTGAGGGCGGCGGTGGGCTCGTCCAGGATCAGCAGGCGCACGTCCTTGGACAGGGCCTTGCCGATCTCGATGAGCTGCTGCTTGCCCACGCCGAGGGTGCCGACCTGGGTCGTCACGTTTTCCTTCAGGCCGACCTTTTCCAGGACCTTTTCAGCGCGGTGGTTGACCTCGTGCCAGTCGATGAGGCCGAGCTTGCGGGGCTTCTCAGCGCCCAGGAAGATGTTCTCCGCGATCGACAGGTAGGGAACGAGGGCCAGCTCCTGGTGAATGATGCCAATGCCGAGCGCCTCGGAGTCCTTGATGGAGCGGAATTGGACTTCCTTGCCATCGAAGATAATGGTGCCGTCGTACTGCCCGTGGGGGTAGACGCCGGAGAGAACCTTCATAAGGGTGGACTTGCCGGCGCCGTTTTCGCCGCACAGGGCGTGGACTTCGCCGGGGCGGACATCAAGGTTGACGTGCTTGAGGACGGGCACGCCATTGAAACCCTTGTCGATGTCACGCATTTCCAAAATGTTCTGCGTCATGTTTACATTCCTCGAATCGGAAGGGGTGGGGTGCGGGGCGAGCGCCCCGCACCCCGTCGTCGCTTACTTCTTCACGACGCCCGCATCAACGTCGGCCTGGGTGAAGTAACCGGAGTCGATGAGCTTTTCCTTGAGGTTGTCGGCGTAGATGGTCTCGACCTCGAGCAGGTAGGAGGGCACAACCTTCACACCGTTGTTGTAGGTGGTGGTGTCGTTGGCCTCGGGCTGCTTGCCCTCAGCCATCGCCTTGATGACCGTCACGGCCTGGGCGGCCAGGGTACGGGTGTCCTTGAAGATGGTGGACTGCTGGATGCCATCCGCAATCATCTTGGTGGAGGCGATCTCGGCGTCCTGGCCGGTCACGATGGGCAGGCCATCCTTGATGGCGGGGCCGTAGCCGGCGCCCTGGAGGGCGGTGATGATGCCGCGGGAGATACCATCGAAGGGCGAGAGCACGCCGGCGAGGGGCTCAGATCCACCGCCGTAGGTCGAGGTCAGCAGGTCCTCCATGCGCTTCTGGGCGACTTCCTGCTGCCAGCGCAGGATGGCGACCTGGTCGAAGCTGGTCTGGCCGGACTTCACGACGAGGGTGCCGTCGTCGAGGTAGGGCTTGAGGACGCTCATGGCGCCGTCGAAGAAGAACTTGGCGTTGTTGTCATCGGGCGAACCGGCGAAGAGCTCGATGTTGAGCGGGCCCTTGGGGGCGTTATCGAGCTTCTTGCCGTCCTTGTCGGTCAGGCCCAGGCCGAACAGCAGAGCGTTGCCCTGTGCGACGCCGACCTTGAAGTTGTCGAAGGAGACGTAGAAGTCAACGTTCTCGTTGTCGCGGATGAGGCGGTCGTAAGCGATGACCGGGATGTTCTTCGAACCTGCGGTGTCGAGCTGGCTCGACAGAGCCGTGCCGTCGATGGATGCAATGACCAGGATGGTGGCACCGTTGGTGATCATCTGGTCGATCTGCTGGGTCTGGGTGGGGATGTCGTCGTTGGCGAACTGGAGGTCAACCTCGTATCCGGCTGCCTCAAGGCCTTCCTTCACCGCGTTACCGTCGGCGATCCAGCGCTCCGAGGTCTGGGTCGGCATCGCGACGCCAACCTTGACCTTGCCGCCGTTCGAGGCCGCAGCGCCGCTATCGGAATTGGAAGCGCCACCGGCACCGCCGCCCGCGCATCCGCTCAGCGCAAGGGCACCGGCCGCAAAAGTGGCCGCAACCGTCGCCATCTTGCCAAAGAAACCACGTGTCTTCATGGAATATCTCCTGTTAATTTCCTCGACATCACTGTCGATGAGTGTCACGTCTCCACACATCCGTCGTGTGGTCTGACAACTTTTACCATATGAGAGAGGGGACCCCCTCGCATTGCCCAATTGATAACGTTCCAATAACAATTGTTAACGTTCACAACTTTAAGAACGGACATATACACAAAGGAATCCCCAGGCTGTGTGGGGCCAGACGACCCCACACAGCCGATGTGAGAGGGTTTTACAGCCCCTCGGCGAGACGGTGGTACGCCTGGTTCCAGCGCACGCCGGAGGCAAAGTCGCGTCGCGTCGTCGACTCGTCGATGACGACGAGTTCCATGTGCGCCAGCGCCGCAAAGTTCTCCCACACCTCGGGCTCGATCTGCGTCGACATGCACGTGTGATGCGCTCCGCCAGCCGTCAGCCATGCCTCGACGGAGGTGTAGAAGTCAGGCTCGGGGATCCACATCGCACGGGCGACGGGGAGCTTGG
Proteins encoded in this window:
- a CDS encoding HU family DNA-binding protein; protein product: MSVNRTELVAQIAERADLTKAKADEALAAFQAVLVESLAKGEAVKVTGLLSVERVERAARTGRNPRTGEEIKIPAGYGVKLSAGSTLKKAVSK
- the mmsB gene encoding multiple monosaccharide ABC transporter permease, coding for MTAEISLVDTLKANLRQGGIFIAFIAIVVLFWAFNPDTFLSSGNLTNIVLQYSYILILAIGMLFVIVLAQIDLSVGSVVAVTGALSGVLVIKQGYPWWVGVVAALVMGILIGAFQGFWVAYVGIPGFIVTLAGMLLFRGLTYQVLDNVSLSPFPKGYYNIANGFLNGLLGGNGFDVFTLVIFGIGVAGFAYQQLRTRRARISYNQAVEAMWLFIVKIVLTAVVVMWFAYKLSTERGLPIVLILLAILVLVFGTLASSTMFGRDVYAIGGNKSAAALSGIDVKKVTFWCYVNMGFLAGVAGVVYSARMNGAQPSAGNMFELDAIAACFIGGASTTGGIGRLSGALIGGLIMAVMSNGMQLMGASTSTQQIVKGAVLLLAVAFDVWNKQRASA
- the mmsA gene encoding multiple monosaccharide ABC transporter ATP-binding protein; this translates as MTQNILEMRDIDKGFNGVPVLKHVNLDVRPGEVHALCGENGAGKSTLMKVLSGVYPHGQYDGTIIFDGKEVQFRSIKDSEALGIGIIHQELALVPYLSIAENIFLGAEKPRKLGLIDWHEVNHRAEKVLEKVGLKENVTTQVGTLGVGKQQLIEIGKALSKDVRLLILDEPTAALNDNDSAQLLDLVRSLRDQGVAIVIISHKLGEIAEIADRTTILRDGQTIETIDMKDPASTQGKIISLMVGRDLTQRYPERNVEIGEEVFRVEDWTVYHPTQAGRVVISGASFNVRHGEVVGIAGLMGAGRTELAMSIFGRSFGARISGKLFKDGKEIKIKTVSDAIKHGIAYATEDRKQYGLNLIDDIRHNVATAGLFKLSRRGLVDGHKELAVAADYKERMNIRSNSVLQKTGSLSGGNQQKVVLSKWLYTDADVLILDEPTRGIDVGAKFEIYTLINKMVEEGKAVIVISSELEEVLGVSDRIYTLAYGRITGEVKAEDATQENLMELMTIEPAREDQK
- the chvE gene encoding multiple monosaccharide ABC transporter substrate-binding protein, with product MKTRGFFGKMATVAATFAAGALALSGCAGGGAGGASNSDSGAAASNGGKVKVGVAMPTQTSERWIADGNAVKEGLEAAGYEVDLQFANDDIPTQTQQIDQMITNGATILVIASIDGTALSSQLDTAGSKNIPVIAYDRLIRDNENVDFYVSFDNFKVGVAQGNALLFGLGLTDKDGKKLDNAPKGPLNIELFAGSPDDNNAKFFFDGAMSVLKPYLDDGTLVVKSGQTSFDQVAILRWQQEVAQKRMEDLLTSTYGGGSEPLAGVLSPFDGISRGIITALQGAGYGPAIKDGLPIVTGQDAEIASTKMIADGIQQSTIFKDTRTLAAQAVTVIKAMAEGKQPEANDTTTYNNGVKVVPSYLLEVETIYADNLKEKLIDSGYFTQADVDAGVVKK